A single window of Desulfuromonas sp. TF DNA harbors:
- a CDS encoding DUF3365 domain-containing protein, whose product MISFRNLGLLAKVNIIVAGILLSFFALSTFLNYHQQKAFILEESVEKARIIASEAIQAREYLSRQLQIGDVELSHGRYGLIPVVASTRIGELVAEDLDYRIRQISDRYRNPKNAPDVFEAAMLQRFYGSPYLREAFQISTLQGERVFRYLQPFRAEESCLECHGDPAAAPDYIKELFPQDRDQAYNYRIGEIIGAASVTIPMDKLSRQIYANLRNDILYTGGIFLALITCLGLLTRIAITQPLNQLGGAVREVMHTGRFEEKIPRRGGDEIGILIDGFNEMIDNLQEKTEHLEESEKRFRLLTETARDGIVAFLSNGQIIMFNRQAERMFGFSKMEIIGVSIERLIHEDCASIREVSIESYLEKNAAELMRKIHKIPGRRRDGARFDLELSMSVAESDGHLFYTAILREREQS is encoded by the coding sequence ATGATTTCTTTTCGCAATCTCGGACTGCTCGCCAAGGTCAATATCATCGTTGCGGGCATCCTGCTCTCTTTCTTTGCCCTTTCCACATTTCTCAACTACCATCAGCAGAAGGCCTTCATTCTCGAAGAATCGGTGGAAAAGGCGCGGATCATAGCCTCCGAGGCCATCCAGGCCAGGGAATACCTTTCCAGACAGCTGCAGATCGGCGATGTGGAGCTTTCCCACGGCCGCTACGGGCTGATTCCCGTGGTGGCCTCCACCCGCATCGGCGAACTGGTGGCCGAAGACCTCGACTACCGCATCCGCCAGATCTCCGACCGCTATCGCAATCCGAAGAATGCTCCGGACGTTTTCGAGGCGGCAATGCTGCAGAGGTTTTACGGCAGTCCCTACCTGAGAGAAGCCTTCCAGATCTCCACACTGCAGGGGGAACGGGTATTTCGTTATCTGCAGCCCTTCCGGGCCGAGGAGAGCTGCCTGGAGTGTCACGGCGACCCCGCCGCCGCACCGGACTACATTAAGGAGCTTTTTCCCCAGGATAGGGATCAGGCCTACAACTACCGGATCGGGGAGATCATCGGGGCCGCTTCGGTGACCATCCCCATGGACAAGCTCTCTCGGCAGATCTATGCCAACCTGCGCAACGATATCCTCTATACGGGAGGTATTTTCCTCGCCCTGATCACCTGCCTCGGGCTGCTGACCCGGATCGCCATCACCCAGCCACTGAACCAGTTGGGCGGTGCAGTCCGCGAGGTCATGCACACCGGCAGGTTCGAGGAAAAAATCCCCAGGCGCGGCGGTGACGAAATCGGAATCCTGATCGACGGTTTCAACGAGATGATCGATAACCTTCAGGAGAAGACCGAACATCTCGAAGAGTCGGAAAAGCGCTTCCGGCTCCTGACCGAAACGGCCCGCGACGGGATCGTCGCCTTTCTGAGCAACGGCCAGATCATCATGTTCAATCGCCAGGCAGAACGGATGTTCGGCTTCAGCAAGATGGAAATTATCGGCGTTTCCATAGAACGCCTGATCCATGAAGACTGCGCATCCATTCGCGAAGTTTCCATCGAAAGTTACCTCGAGAAAAACGCCGCAGAGCTGATGCGCAAGATCCACAAGATACCGGGCCGGCGGCGCGACGGCGCTCGCTTCGATCTGGAGCTGTCCATGTCAGTGGCCGAATCTGACGGTCATCTCTTCTATACGGCGATTCTCAGGGAAAGGGAACAGAGCTGA
- a CDS encoding alpha/beta fold hydrolase, with translation MPTITTKDGSHIYYKDWGTGQPVVFSHGWPLSADAWEDQMFFLASRGYRCIAHDRRGHGRSSQPWNGNDMDTYADDLAELVETLDLKNAIHVGHSTGGGEVARYIGRHGTKRAAKAVLIGAVPPLMLKTAANPGGLPMEVFDEIRANVLADRSKFFKDLSIPFYGYNRPGAKISEGVREFFWLQGMMAGFPAAYFCIKAFSETDQTEDLKKIDVPTLIIHGDDDQIVPIADSAMLSAKLVRNAQLKVYKGGSHGLCTTQKDAVNAELLAFFKG, from the coding sequence ATGCCAACGATCACGACCAAGGACGGTTCTCATATCTATTACAAGGACTGGGGGACGGGACAGCCCGTCGTCTTCAGCCATGGATGGCCGCTCTCGGCGGACGCCTGGGAAGACCAGATGTTCTTTCTCGCCTCGCGCGGATATCGCTGCATCGCCCATGACCGCCGCGGCCATGGGCGGTCGAGTCAACCCTGGAACGGCAACGACATGGACACATATGCCGATGACCTCGCAGAACTCGTCGAAACGCTCGACTTGAAGAACGCCATTCATGTCGGCCACTCCACAGGCGGCGGCGAAGTGGCCCGCTACATCGGCCGCCACGGCACGAAGCGTGCGGCCAAGGCCGTGCTGATCGGCGCAGTGCCGCCGCTGATGCTGAAGACAGCCGCCAATCCGGGCGGCTTGCCGATGGAAGTCTTCGATGAGATCCGCGCCAATGTCCTTGCCGACCGCTCGAAATTCTTCAAGGATCTGAGCATCCCCTTCTACGGCTACAACCGGCCTGGAGCCAAGATCTCGGAAGGAGTACGGGAGTTCTTCTGGCTCCAGGGGATGATGGCCGGCTTCCCGGCAGCTTACTTTTGCATCAAGGCCTTTTCGGAGACGGATCAGACCGAGGATCTGAAGAAAATCGACGTGCCGACCCTGATAATTCATGGCGACGACGACCAGATCGTGCCGATCGCTGACTCGGCTATGCTGTCCGCCAAGCTGGTCAGGAACGCGCAGCTCAAGGTCTACAAGGGCGGGTCGCACGGCCTGTGTACCACCCAGAAGGACGCGGTCAACGCCGAACTGCTGGCGTTCTTCAAGGGATAG
- a CDS encoding alginate export family protein, whose protein sequence is MPPEGIFGPLKFIPLDPSGRAYLSIGGEIRERYEFTDDPAWGDDPQDERGVFLQRYILHGDLHLGKNMRLFGQLLSALENGRAGGGSPVDENKLTVQNAFVDLGNPELLVLRGGRQEVVLGSERLVSAREGPNVRRKFDGVRVLGKTAGWQWSPMWLKPAEDDTGILNDQTDDSRTLWGLYIVGAPLILPGGSVDLYYLGFRDKEAGYEQGDGVETRHSVGLRWWGEQQGWDFNAEGIFQWGRFGRGDIRAWTLASTTGFTWRDLPLRPRLALSANIASGDRDPGDPDLESFNALFPRGNYFSELALLGPRNFFNVHPFLTLNLPHDISLTGEVNFYWRQSRNDGVYGPSGNLLRAGSGHSERYVGAAASFNCERRINRWLSTTLIYTHFFPEAFIKETGRSEDIDFTEFTVIFLF, encoded by the coding sequence TTGCCGCCCGAAGGAATCTTTGGGCCGCTCAAATTCATCCCTCTCGACCCGTCGGGACGGGCCTACCTCAGCATCGGCGGCGAAATTCGCGAGCGTTACGAGTTCACCGACGATCCCGCTTGGGGCGATGACCCCCAGGACGAGCGCGGGGTTTTTCTGCAGCGCTACATTTTGCACGGCGATCTGCACCTGGGGAAGAACATGCGACTTTTCGGCCAGCTTTTAAGCGCCCTGGAAAACGGCCGCGCCGGAGGGGGCAGCCCGGTCGACGAGAACAAGCTCACCGTTCAGAATGCCTTCGTTGACCTCGGCAACCCCGAACTTTTGGTCTTGCGGGGCGGCCGGCAGGAGGTGGTTCTCGGCTCGGAACGTCTGGTTTCCGCGCGGGAAGGGCCGAACGTGCGCCGAAAGTTCGACGGAGTCCGGGTACTGGGGAAGACGGCCGGCTGGCAATGGAGCCCGATGTGGCTGAAGCCGGCCGAGGACGACACCGGGATTCTGAACGACCAGACCGACGACAGCCGCACCCTCTGGGGACTTTATATCGTGGGAGCGCCGCTCATTCTGCCCGGGGGCTCCGTGGACCTCTATTACCTCGGTTTTCGGGACAAGGAGGCCGGGTACGAGCAGGGGGATGGGGTCGAAACCCGACACAGCGTGGGGTTGCGCTGGTGGGGCGAACAGCAGGGATGGGATTTCAACGCCGAGGGGATTTTCCAATGGGGCCGTTTCGGCAGGGGGGACATCCGTGCCTGGACTCTGGCATCCACCACCGGTTTCACCTGGCGTGACCTTCCCCTTCGCCCGCGCCTGGCCCTGAGCGCCAACATCGCCAGCGGCGATCGTGACCCCGGCGACCCGGACCTGGAGAGCTTCAATGCCCTATTCCCCCGCGGCAACTACTTCTCCGAACTGGCCTTGCTCGGACCGCGAAACTTCTTCAATGTCCACCCGTTTCTGACTCTGAACCTCCCCCATGACATCTCCCTGACCGGCGAGGTCAATTTTTACTGGCGGCAGAGTCGGAACGATGGGGTCTACGGCCCCAGCGGCAACCTGCTGCGTGCCGGCAGTGGCCATTCGGAACGGTACGTTGGTGCGGCCGCGTCTTTCAATTGCGAACGGCGGATCAATCGATGGCTTTCAACGACCCTGATCTACACCCATTTCTTCCCGGAAGCGTTCATCAAGGAGACCGGACGGTCCGAGGACATAGATTTCACCGAGTTTACTGTGATCTTTCTTTTTTGA
- a CDS encoding amidohydrolase, with protein MTYEKKGWFALVALILSAMVRVLWPHPANATEANLIVFNAKITTQDAKNPSPTALAVKDGKFLAVGTDEETKKLRGKETRVLDAGGRRLIPGLNDSHGHYVRGGRFYNSEVRWDGVPSLQIALNMIREQADRTPEGNWVRVIGGWSPFQFEEKRMPTPTELNQAAPDTPVFILYLYSMGFLNEAGLKALGVTVENAQEKAPPGGRYEVVDGRLTGRLLAEPDPTILYKTIGSLPPLSAEDQLNSTRHFFRELNRFGMTSAVDAGGGGHKYPVDYTGTALLAGSPDLPLRISYYLFPQQKGNEYREFVEWMANHGLFHDGALHLDHGYELEGAGEFLVWSAGDFENFTADRPDLTRRERWREDLKRVAQLLVERGWPLRIHATYDESIGHILDVFEEVDREERAAGRKGFVGIRWAVDHAETLKQANLERIKKLGGGVAIQNRMAFAGEYFIERYGAGVADHAPPVRALLDAGIPVGAGSDATRVSTYNPWISLYWLVTGRSVGGTPLLSAENRLSREEALELYTIGSAWFSQEEGVKGRIAPGQYADFALLNKDYFAVAEEEIRGIESVLTVTGGVIVYGAEEFAGLAPELPQVSPAWSPVKLFGGYYRTSEHRSEK; from the coding sequence ATGACTTACGAAAAAAAAGGGTGGTTCGCGTTAGTCGCATTGATTCTGTCGGCAATGGTGCGGGTGCTATGGCCGCATCCGGCGAACGCGACCGAGGCGAACCTGATCGTCTTCAACGCCAAAATCACCACCCAGGACGCGAAAAATCCCAGTCCCACGGCGTTGGCCGTCAAGGATGGGAAGTTCCTCGCCGTCGGCACGGATGAAGAAACCAAAAAGCTGAGAGGAAAAGAAACCCGGGTTCTGGACGCCGGAGGACGGCGGCTGATCCCCGGCCTCAACGACTCGCACGGCCACTACGTGCGCGGTGGCCGTTTCTACAACAGCGAGGTGCGCTGGGACGGAGTGCCGTCGCTGCAAATCGCTTTGAACATGATCCGGGAGCAGGCCGATCGGACCCCGGAAGGCAATTGGGTGCGGGTGATCGGTGGCTGGAGCCCCTTCCAGTTCGAAGAGAAGCGGATGCCGACCCCGACGGAGTTAAACCAGGCCGCCCCTGATACTCCGGTCTTCATCCTATACCTCTACAGCATGGGCTTTCTCAACGAGGCCGGGCTCAAGGCCCTCGGCGTCACGGTGGAGAACGCCCAGGAAAAAGCCCCACCGGGCGGCCGCTACGAGGTGGTCGATGGCCGACTCACCGGGCGGCTGCTGGCCGAGCCCGACCCGACCATCCTTTACAAGACCATTGGCAGCCTCCCGCCGTTGTCAGCGGAAGACCAGCTCAATTCCACCCGGCATTTCTTCCGCGAACTCAACCGCTTCGGGATGACTTCGGCGGTCGATGCCGGAGGCGGCGGACACAAGTATCCCGTCGACTACACTGGCACCGCCCTCCTGGCCGGGAGTCCTGACCTGCCGCTGCGCATCTCCTACTACCTCTTTCCACAGCAGAAAGGCAACGAGTACCGCGAATTCGTTGAGTGGATGGCGAACCACGGCCTGTTTCACGACGGCGCCCTGCATCTCGACCACGGCTACGAACTGGAAGGAGCCGGGGAGTTCCTCGTCTGGTCGGCGGGGGATTTCGAGAACTTCACCGCGGACCGGCCGGACCTCACCCGCCGCGAGCGGTGGCGCGAAGACCTGAAAAGGGTCGCCCAACTGTTGGTCGAAAGAGGGTGGCCGCTGCGCATCCACGCCACCTACGACGAATCGATCGGTCACATCCTCGACGTCTTCGAAGAGGTCGACCGCGAGGAGCGCGCGGCCGGACGTAAGGGCTTTGTCGGCATCCGCTGGGCCGTCGACCATGCCGAAACCCTGAAGCAGGCCAATCTGGAGCGGATCAAGAAGCTCGGCGGAGGAGTGGCCATCCAGAATCGCATGGCCTTCGCCGGGGAGTATTTCATTGAGCGTTACGGCGCCGGGGTGGCCGATCACGCCCCGCCGGTCAGGGCCTTGCTCGATGCCGGAATTCCGGTCGGCGCCGGCAGCGACGCCACCCGGGTTTCGACCTACAACCCGTGGATCTCCCTCTATTGGCTGGTCACCGGCCGGTCGGTGGGAGGCACTCCCTTGCTCTCGGCGGAAAACCGGCTGAGCCGGGAGGAGGCCCTGGAACTCTACACGATCGGCAGCGCCTGGTTCTCGCAGGAGGAGGGCGTCAAGGGACGTATCGCCCCCGGCCAGTATGCCGACTTCGCCCTGCTTAACAAGGACTACTTCGCGGTCGCAGAGGAGGAGATCCGCGGCATTGAATCGGTGCTGACCGTCACCGGCGGCGTCATCGTCTACGGCGCCGAAGAATTCGCCGGGCTTGCCCCCGAGCTGCCGCAGGTCAGCCCGGCCTGGTCGCCGGTGAAGTTGTTCGGCGGCTACTATCGGACCTCAGAGCACCGGTCCGAAAAATGA
- the htpX gene encoding zinc metalloprotease HtpX — translation MNTLRTVFLMTLLTLVLVGAGGALGGRGGALIALIMAGVMNLGSYWFSDKIVIKMYRGREVTEGALYDVVRELCLRGGLPMPKVYILPQPTPNAFATGRNPKHAAVAATEGILQILSREELMGVMAHEMSHVGNRDILIGSIAATIAGAISYMAHMAQWAMIFGGRDDEDSNPIAMIAMMILAPIAAMLVQMAISRSREYEADKGGAKLCGNPFYLASALRKLEAANSRSPMPKVNEATAHMFIVNPLRGKGGLKSLFSTHPPVEERVRRLESMTIG, via the coding sequence ATGAACACTCTGCGAACCGTATTTCTGATGACCCTCCTCACTCTGGTCCTGGTCGGAGCCGGCGGGGCTCTTGGAGGCCGCGGAGGAGCTCTCATCGCCTTGATCATGGCCGGCGTCATGAATCTCGGCTCCTACTGGTTTTCCGACAAGATCGTGATCAAGATGTACAGGGGCCGGGAGGTGACGGAGGGAGCCCTCTACGATGTGGTTCGGGAACTGTGCCTGCGAGGCGGCCTGCCGATGCCCAAGGTCTACATCCTTCCCCAGCCGACACCGAACGCCTTTGCCACCGGCCGCAACCCGAAACATGCGGCCGTAGCCGCAACGGAAGGAATACTCCAGATCCTGAGTCGCGAAGAGCTGATGGGAGTCATGGCCCACGAAATGAGCCACGTCGGCAACCGCGACATCCTCATCGGCTCCATCGCCGCCACCATTGCCGGCGCCATCTCCTACATGGCGCATATGGCTCAGTGGGCGATGATCTTCGGCGGCAGGGACGACGAGGACAGCAACCCGATCGCCATGATCGCCATGATGATCCTGGCGCCCATTGCCGCCATGCTGGTGCAGATGGCCATCTCCCGCTCCCGCGAATACGAGGCGGACAAAGGGGGGGCAAAGCTCTGCGGCAACCCCTTCTATCTGGCCAGCGCCCTGCGCAAGCTGGAAGCAGCCAATAGTCGGAGCCCGATGCCGAAGGTGAATGAGGCGACCGCCCACATGTTCATCGTCAATCCCCTGCGGGGCAAGGGCGGCCTTAAATCGCTCTTCTCCACCCATCCGCCGGTGGAGGAACGAGTCCGCCGGCTGGAGAGCATGACGATCGGATAG
- the rsmB gene encoding 16S rRNA (cytosine(967)-C(5))-methyltransferase RsmB: MKISDPRQVAFAVLCRVEEGAFADLTLDTALSRAPSMDPRDRGLATELVYGVLRQRGRIDFALSRFCLKPLAKVEPRVLILLRLGAYQVLSLDRVPDSAAVDETVKLARQEGLARATGFINGILRSLVRGRNEIAWPDPDASPREYLEHVLSLPRWLAREWLEEMGRESALAVAEALCAAPPFTLRVNTLKISREEYLGRLREVGHQAVPTLYAPEGVVLTGRGGGPLPGAAEGWYQVQDEASMLIAHLLAPQKGEKLLDACAAPGGKTTHIAALVQNEASVLALDLHPQRVRLIDEGAERLGCEQIDARPWDLTRPPDFLQPDSFDRVLVDAPCSGLGVLRRNPEIRWRRTKDEIRRMAALQKIILENVAPLVRPGGVLLYSLCTLTPEETTGVVEAFLRKHDDFTPEDLRSDFPHWRELFDGQGALRTFPHHHGGMDAFFACRFRRRD; the protein is encoded by the coding sequence TTGAAAATTTCCGACCCGCGCCAGGTCGCTTTTGCTGTTCTCTGCCGGGTGGAGGAGGGGGCTTTTGCCGACCTGACCCTCGATACGGCCCTGTCCAGGGCGCCGTCCATGGACCCCCGGGACCGGGGCCTGGCCACCGAGCTGGTCTACGGGGTGCTGCGCCAGCGGGGGCGGATCGATTTCGCCCTCTCCCGGTTCTGCCTCAAGCCGCTGGCGAAGGTCGAACCCAGGGTTCTCATCCTGCTTCGCCTCGGGGCCTATCAGGTCCTTTCTCTCGATCGGGTGCCGGACAGCGCCGCCGTCGATGAGACGGTCAAACTGGCCCGCCAGGAAGGATTGGCGCGGGCCACCGGCTTTATCAACGGCATCCTGCGCTCCCTGGTGCGCGGCCGAAACGAGATCGCTTGGCCCGATCCAGACGCTTCTCCCCGGGAATATCTGGAACACGTCCTTTCCCTGCCCAGGTGGCTGGCCAGGGAGTGGCTGGAGGAGATGGGAAGGGAGTCCGCCCTGGCCGTGGCTGAAGCACTCTGTGCGGCTCCTCCTTTTACTCTGCGGGTCAATACCCTGAAAATCAGCCGGGAAGAATACCTGGGGCGCCTCCGCGAGGTGGGGCATCAGGCCGTTCCCACCCTCTATGCTCCCGAAGGGGTCGTCCTCACCGGCAGAGGCGGGGGGCCCCTCCCCGGGGCGGCCGAGGGCTGGTATCAGGTGCAGGACGAGGCGAGCATGCTCATCGCTCACCTGCTGGCCCCGCAGAAGGGAGAGAAACTCCTGGACGCCTGCGCCGCTCCCGGGGGCAAGACGACACATATCGCAGCTCTGGTGCAGAACGAAGCCTCAGTGCTGGCCCTCGATCTCCACCCCCAGAGGGTTCGGCTGATCGATGAAGGAGCCGAGCGTCTCGGCTGCGAACAGATCGATGCCCGCCCCTGGGATCTGACCCGACCTCCCGATTTCCTGCAGCCGGATTCTTTCGACCGGGTGCTGGTGGATGCCCCCTGCAGCGGCCTGGGGGTGCTGCGGCGCAACCCCGAAATACGCTGGCGGCGGACGAAAGACGAAATCCGTCGGATGGCAGCTCTGCAGAAAATCATCCTGGAAAATGTCGCCCCCCTGGTTCGCCCGGGCGGCGTCCTGCTCTACTCCCTGTGCACCCTGACGCCGGAGGAGACGACCGGAGTCGTCGAAGCATTCCTGAGGAAGCACGACGATTTCACTCCCGAGGATCTCCGCTCCGACTTTCCCCATTGGCGGGAACTTTTTGACGGGCAGGGCGCCCTGCGTACTTTTCCTCACCACCACGGTGGCATGGATGCCTTTTTCGCCTGCCGTTTCAGGCGGCGGGATTGA
- a CDS encoding calcium/sodium antiporter, which yields MTAAFLAITFGLALLVWSADRFVEGSASTARHFGMPPLLIGMVIVGFGTSAPEMVVSAISAMQGNPGIALGNAYGSNITNIALILGVTALLSPIVVHSQVLRKELPILAGITALAAWQIYDGEITRIDALVLLGVFAGLMGWTIWQGMQKRPDVLGSEMEQELDVRAMPLRRAVAWLVVGLILLIASSRILVWGAVTVAHGFGVSDLIIGLTVVAVGTSLPELASSVIAARKGEHDIALGNILGSNLFNTLAVVGIAGAIHPLTVGPEVFSRDIMVMAALTVSLFIIGYGFRGAGRINRFEGTALLACYIGYTAYLVSSIFAP from the coding sequence ATGACAGCCGCTTTTCTTGCCATTACCTTCGGTCTGGCGCTCCTGGTCTGGAGTGCCGACCGGTTCGTGGAAGGCTCAGCCTCCACCGCCCGCCACTTCGGAATGCCGCCTCTTCTGATAGGAATGGTGATTGTCGGCTTCGGAACCTCCGCCCCGGAAATGGTGGTTTCCGCCATCTCGGCCATGCAGGGGAACCCCGGCATCGCCCTTGGCAACGCCTACGGCTCGAACATCACCAATATCGCACTTATCCTCGGGGTGACGGCACTGCTCAGCCCCATCGTCGTGCATTCACAGGTCTTGCGCAAGGAGTTGCCGATTCTCGCCGGCATAACGGCCTTGGCCGCCTGGCAGATTTATGACGGCGAAATTACCCGCATCGATGCCCTTGTGCTGCTGGGAGTGTTCGCCGGCCTTATGGGCTGGACCATTTGGCAGGGCATGCAGAAAAGACCCGATGTTCTGGGCAGTGAAATGGAACAGGAACTGGATGTCCGCGCCATGCCGCTGCGCCGGGCGGTTGCCTGGCTCGTGGTCGGCCTGATCCTTTTGATTGCCAGTTCCCGCATTCTCGTCTGGGGAGCAGTGACTGTCGCTCATGGTTTCGGCGTCAGTGATCTGATTATCGGTCTGACCGTCGTCGCGGTAGGAACGTCGCTGCCGGAGCTGGCCTCGTCAGTCATCGCCGCCCGCAAGGGGGAACATGACATCGCCCTTGGGAACATCCTTGGATCTAATCTTTTCAACACACTGGCGGTGGTGGGCATCGCTGGGGCGATTCACCCCTTGACGGTGGGGCCGGAAGTTTTCTCCCGGGACATCATGGTCATGGCCGCGCTGACCGTTTCGCTTTTCATCATCGGTTACGGCTTCCGGGGAGCCGGCCGCATCAACCGTTTCGAGGGCACGGCCTTGCTGGCCTGCTACATCGGGTACACCGCTTATCTGGTAAGCAGTATCTTCGCCCCGTGA
- a CDS encoding CoA pyrophosphatase encodes MLDLAFVKTALTRNPARGIALGELRPAAVLVPLFIRDGEDHLLFTRRTELMKHHRGEISFPGGGRHAEDADLLQTALRETEEEMGIRPADITVLGQLDDFVSIAGYRVTPFVGAFPYPYSCRVNAAEIAEVIEAPLSVLRDPAIWRKENWRHRGRVHPVHFYTVAGHEIWGLTAAILRQFLKRIGYI; translated from the coding sequence ATGCTCGATCTTGCTTTCGTCAAAACCGCCCTCACCCGAAATCCCGCCCGCGGTATCGCCCTGGGCGAGCTTCGACCCGCCGCCGTTCTGGTCCCGCTCTTTATCAGGGACGGAGAGGACCATCTTCTCTTCACCCGCCGGACCGAACTGATGAAGCACCACCGGGGAGAAATCTCCTTCCCCGGCGGGGGACGTCATGCCGAAGATGCCGACCTGCTCCAGACCGCACTGAGGGAGACAGAGGAGGAAATGGGCATCCGCCCGGCCGATATCACCGTTCTCGGGCAACTGGACGATTTCGTCTCCATCGCCGGTTACCGGGTCACTCCCTTCGTGGGGGCCTTTCCCTATCCCTATTCCTGCCGCGTCAACGCAGCGGAGATTGCCGAAGTCATCGAAGCACCCCTGTCCGTCCTGCGCGACCCGGCCATCTGGCGCAAGGAAAACTGGCGCCACAGGGGCCGGGTCCACCCGGTTCATTTCTACACCGTGGCTGGGCATGAGATCTGGGGGTTGACCGCGGCCATCCTCAGGCAGTTTCTCAAGCGTATCGGTTATATCTGA
- a CDS encoding M48 family metalloprotease encodes RGEDEEGGGGLLGGLALAIIAPMAAMLIQMAISRSREYHADASGARICGNPLALAGALRKLQQAATMMPMQEATPATSHLFIVNPLVGASMLKLFSTHPPMDERIARLEAMALSRG; translated from the coding sequence CGCGGCGAGGACGAGGAAGGGGGAGGAGGCCTTCTCGGCGGCTTGGCCCTTGCGATCATCGCTCCCATGGCGGCCATGTTGATTCAGATGGCCATCTCCCGGTCCCGCGAATATCACGCCGATGCCTCCGGAGCGAGAATCTGCGGCAATCCCCTGGCTCTGGCCGGCGCGCTGCGCAAGCTGCAGCAGGCCGCGACGATGATGCCGATGCAGGAGGCGACCCCGGCCACCTCGCACCTCTTCATCGTCAATCCCCTGGTCGGCGCATCGATGTTGAAGCTCTTCTCCACGCATCCCCCGATGGATGAGCGGATTGCCCGCCTGGAGGCGATGGCCCTGTCCAGGGGATAA
- the rpe gene encoding ribulose-phosphate 3-epimerase — MIKIAPSILSADFSRLGDEIRAIERGGADYVHIDVMDGHFVPNITIGPLVVDAVRRVTDLPLDVHLMIENPDRYIPDFVKAGADIVTVHQEAVPHLHRTVQLIRSLGKRAGVSINPATPVSTLDVILEELDLVLIMSVNPGFGGQGFIPACLPKIEELRRQIDRRGLPVELEVDGGVKTDNIGLIAGAGADVFVAGSAVFGEADYAATIARLKENAVSIKV, encoded by the coding sequence ATGATCAAGATCGCCCCCTCCATCCTGTCGGCGGATTTCTCCCGCCTCGGAGATGAAATCCGCGCCATCGAAAGAGGCGGAGCCGACTATGTTCACATCGACGTCATGGACGGCCACTTCGTCCCCAACATCACCATCGGTCCCCTGGTGGTCGACGCCGTGCGGCGGGTGACGGATCTGCCCCTCGACGTCCACCTCATGATCGAGAATCCGGACCGATACATCCCCGATTTCGTCAAAGCGGGCGCCGACATCGTCACCGTTCACCAGGAAGCCGTCCCCCACCTGCACCGCACGGTTCAGTTGATCCGCAGTCTGGGCAAAAGAGCCGGAGTCTCCATCAATCCCGCCACACCGGTTTCCACCCTGGACGTTATTCTGGAAGAACTGGACCTGGTTCTGATCATGAGCGTCAACCCGGGTTTCGGCGGGCAGGGGTTCATCCCCGCCTGTCTGCCAAAAATCGAGGAACTGCGCCGCCAGATCGACCGGCGCGGACTGCCGGTGGAACTGGAGGTTGACGGAGGGGTGAAGACCGACAACATCGGCCTGATCGCCGGTGCCGGAGCCGATGTCTTTGTCGCCGGCAGCGCCGTTTTCGGCGAGGCCGATTACGCCGCCACTATTGCAAGACTCAAAGAGAATGCCGTCAGCATAAAGGTGTGA
- a CDS encoding hydrolase: MAVFVFALASAAFAAPKAAPTPGKSLLDPTNHILILIDHQPQMAFATKSIDIVELRNNVTGLAKAAKAFKVPTILTTVAEKSFSGPMFPELKAVFPEQNPIDRTTMNTWEDKRITDKVNEFGRGKVVIAALWTEVCGVGPVLSALDQGFEVYFVTDASGGVSDDAHNMAVKRMAQAGAHPITWLQYLLELQRDWARGETYDVVTGIAKEQGGGYGLGIIYAKEMFKASEGTHK; the protein is encoded by the coding sequence ATGGCAGTCTTTGTTTTCGCTCTGGCCTCGGCGGCCTTTGCGGCCCCCAAGGCCGCCCCGACCCCGGGAAAAAGTCTGCTTGACCCGACTAACCACATCCTGATCCTGATCGACCACCAGCCGCAGATGGCTTTTGCCACCAAGTCCATCGACATTGTGGAACTGCGCAACAACGTCACAGGCCTGGCCAAGGCAGCCAAGGCTTTCAAGGTACCGACCATCCTCACCACAGTGGCGGAAAAATCCTTTTCCGGCCCGATGTTTCCCGAGCTCAAAGCCGTCTTCCCCGAACAGAACCCCATCGACCGCACCACGATGAACACCTGGGAGGACAAGCGAATCACTGATAAAGTCAACGAGTTCGGGCGAGGCAAGGTAGTGATTGCCGCCCTCTGGACGGAGGTATGCGGGGTCGGCCCGGTCTTGTCGGCTCTTGACCAGGGGTTCGAAGTCTATTTCGTCACCGACGCCTCGGGCGGCGTGAGCGACGACGCGCACAACATGGCCGTGAAGCGCATGGCCCAGGCCGGGGCGCATCCCATCACTTGGCTGCAGTATCTGCTGGAGCTGCAGCGCGACTGGGCGCGCGGCGAAACCTACGACGTTGTCACCGGCATCGCCAAGGAGCAAGGCGGCGGCTACGGCTTGGGGATCATCTACGCCAAGGAGATGTTCAAGGCCAGCGAAGGCACCCATAAATAG